Below is a window of Malus domestica chromosome 13, GDT2T_hap1 DNA.
TTCCAAATAGCCTGTTAGGGATTGAAGGGCTCAGACACGCAAGCTTCAGGGCAAACAGGTTATGCGGAGAGATCCCACAAGGGAGACCATTCAACATTTTCCCTGCAGCTGCTTATCTGCACAATTTGTGCTTATGTGGCAAGCCAATGCCACCTTGCAGGGGTAGTGGAAAGAAACAAGAAGCAAATATGATGAGCCAGTAAGATGCTGACTCAGACTCGAGAAAATATGAGCATTTTCGTTGAGATTACATGTCATATAGGAAACAGCAAATAGGACATCTCCTGCAAGAGCCAAGATCCAAGAAAGATAGTCACTTATTATCTATTTATTATAATCACTTTCAAATTAAGAAACCTTGTCTATTTACATACCGAGGAGAGAATGCATGTTCTTTCCTTCCTTAAGCTTATGCTCAAACATTCAAATTCCAGAGCACATTGTGTCGTAATCATTTGCTTCAAAAAGTGCCCCGCAAAGGAAACAAGAATTGAGACCCATCAACACATAAATAAACTCAGATGGATTGCAGATTAAAAAATAGAATGAATCAACCCAATTTTTCAATGTAAGTAGGCAATTTATGTTTCAACATACACcaaccaattaaaacacaaaaacacatgGAATTGAAATGCTCAACTACTAAATTTGCATTCACAAGTCTACCGAAAGAAAAAAGGATGCTTGGGAATCATTCAAGAAGATACATATCATAACCAGTTTCAGAAAAGCCATAGATAGCTCAGAAACAAACAGCCTCAGAATTTACAAGAATCCAGAAACATGCATTAGACTCAATCCCTCCAAAGAGAGGAACATGAAACTTTATATGAAAAGATTTGTGAAGCTATCCTAATACTAATACGCTAGTACTACTCATCAACATCGGCTATTTCTTCCTCCCCTTCCTTCTCTGAAGCTTCTTTCTCCAAAACCCCTTCCGGTGTTTCACCCTGAATTTCCACACAGAAAAAAACCAGAATTTAATAAGAACTACAATAATAATACTAACACATTCAACAAGTAAGCTGAATAAGTCTTACATCCCTAGCTTCTGCAATGTCACTCTCCAGTGCTATTTTGTACTCTTCTTTAAGCTCAGCAGCTTTATCCACGTAGGGCTTCTTCTCCTAAACACATTTTACATcagaaacaagaagaaaacaGGATCAGACAAAGTCTAACGACCATTTCCTGTCCACGTGATAAGATTGAAGGTAACAAATCAAGACCAAAACCATACACAAAAGAATACAGAATGAATACAAATACAAACCTCATCAGTCATAGACTTCCACTTCTCACCACCCTCCTTTGCAACCTGAAACTCCAGTTTAAAGTTACAACATTAGAGGTCACCCAGGCTCATCAAACCGTAGCATATTGTACAGTAACGGAGTGCTGAAGTTGATAACAACAAATACCATCTTAACGCCTTTGGAATCAGGATTAGCTTCCTTGTAGGATTTCCTGAAATCATCCCTGCAGCATACAAAATCCACAATTGACCTCAAACAGCATCTCATACAAAACAGACATCATTCAAATACACAGCAGATAATGTAGTTGTAAATCATTGATAATACATAAGAGAAACAGAAACAGCAGGTGAGAGGAGATttacatgaagaggaagaaggcGGTGAGAGGGCGCTTGGGTGCATTTGGATCTTTGTCCTTCTTGGCTCTCTTTGACGTCTTTGGTTGtgaagtggtggtggtggaccTCTTTCTGCAAATAAATAccaaattgaaaaaagaaagaaagatagaTAGATAGACACATAAATCACACGAGATTGACAAATAACAGACAGAGAATGAGAAGTAATTACCTGTCAGCGGGAAGCTTCCTTTTCACTTCAGGGGGCTTTTCCACAACTTGAGCCTCTGGAAATTCATCCCAATTCCCAAACAAAGGAAATCAGATATGGTAGTCTCACTTGTCAAAAAGTAAAACagaaattacacaaaataaacaaggcaaaaaaaaggaaagaaaaacaaacgTAACGCACTGAGGTTGAGCTTGATTTTGGCATCGAGGCTACAACTGTGCATGCTGATGAGTGCCACCGGCACGTCCTTGTTGCACTCCTCGCTGCAAATTATCACCCACATTTAACTCAATTAATCACACTAACACAACACACCTCATATACTAATGGATGGATCTGATCTGattaacaataacaaaatttacaacCCAAGCAAAAAGTCATCCAAACAGTAACACCATGTATTTCTGGGTTTTCCTCTGATTAATTTTTGtgttgattaattgaattgaatggCCCTAAACCCTGAAGAATATAGtagaggaaaaaagaaaaacaagtgttGGGGTTTAGGGTAGCAACCATCGGGCAAAGG
It encodes the following:
- the LOC103451439 gene encoding high mobility group B protein 7-like; its protein translation is MGGGSMKSNPTKARRRVEATETGENSLSTVPPSLVRGKDGSAFARCEECNKDVPVALISMHSCSLDAKIKLNLKAQVVEKPPEVKRKLPADRKRSTTTTSQPKTSKRAKKDKDPNAPKRPLTAFFLFMDDFRKSYKEANPDSKGVKMVAKEGGEKWKSMTDEEKKPYVDKAAELKEEYKIALESDIAEARDGETPEGVLEKEASEKEGEEEIADVDE